One bacterium genomic window carries:
- a CDS encoding chorismate-binding protein: MRIASFEEFRKRARPGCRVPLAGEMPLDLDTPLAVYKAFESEKYRFLLESVERGEKWGRYSFIGLYPSVVFKAAASRLDELKKILHQYRFVPVPGMPIFPGGAVGIVGYDSVRSFERLPDLKHPGLDLPDLYFIVPQILLVADTFEQSLKIVYDARIDSKASVKKEYEKGVRLIRRTAAAIASRKPERRPAKRSASKPPRWTQSLSKEEHARGVSRIREYIMAGDVTQTVFAIRFQSEMRIDDLALYRALRRINPSPYMFHLKFDGTSLVGASPETMVRLEDGQMTLRPIAGTRQRGRDDAEDLALEKELLADEKERAEHIMLVDLGRNDLGRVAEAGSVQVDELMKVERYSHVMHIVSNVRARLQKGKDAFDLLKATFPAGTLSGSPKIRAMEIIEELEPVRRSFYGGCVGYFSFSGNMEMAITIRSALLKDVDGVHVVTVQAGGGIVADSVPETEYKEIQNKAKAVMKAIEYALDDR, translated from the coding sequence ATGCGTATCGCATCCTTCGAGGAATTCAGGAAGCGCGCCCGTCCGGGGTGCCGGGTCCCCTTGGCCGGGGAGATGCCGCTCGACCTCGACACGCCGCTGGCCGTCTACAAGGCGTTCGAGAGCGAAAAATACCGGTTCTTGCTCGAAAGCGTCGAGCGCGGCGAGAAGTGGGGCCGCTACAGCTTCATCGGTTTGTATCCCTCCGTCGTCTTCAAGGCCGCCGCGAGCCGTTTGGACGAACTGAAAAAGATCCTTCATCAGTACCGTTTCGTGCCGGTGCCCGGCATGCCAATCTTTCCGGGCGGCGCGGTCGGCATCGTCGGATACGATTCCGTCCGGTCGTTCGAGAGGTTGCCGGACTTGAAGCATCCGGGGCTCGATCTGCCCGATCTCTATTTCATCGTCCCGCAAATCCTCCTGGTGGCCGACACCTTCGAGCAGTCGCTCAAGATCGTCTACGACGCGCGCATCGATTCGAAGGCGTCCGTGAAGAAGGAGTACGAAAAGGGCGTGCGCTTGATCCGGAGGACCGCGGCGGCGATCGCCTCCCGCAAACCCGAGCGGCGGCCGGCCAAGAGAAGCGCGTCAAAACCTCCCCGGTGGACACAGAGCCTCTCGAAGGAGGAGCACGCCCGGGGCGTCTCCCGCATTCGCGAATACATCATGGCGGGAGACGTCACCCAGACCGTCTTCGCGATCCGGTTTCAGTCGGAGATGAGGATCGACGACCTGGCGCTTTATCGGGCGCTCAGGCGGATCAACCCGTCTCCTTATATGTTTCATCTCAAGTTCGACGGGACGTCCCTCGTGGGCGCCTCGCCGGAGACCATGGTGCGTTTGGAGGACGGCCAGATGACGCTGCGGCCGATTGCAGGAACGCGCCAGCGCGGCCGGGACGACGCGGAGGACCTCGCCTTGGAAAAGGAGCTCTTGGCGGACGAGAAGGAGAGGGCCGAGCACATCATGCTGGTGGACCTGGGCCGGAACGACCTGGGTCGCGTCGCCGAGGCCGGGAGCGTCCAGGTGGACGAACTCATGAAGGTCGAGCGATACTCCCATGTGATGCACATCGTCTCGAACGTCCGGGCGAGGCTTCAGAAAGGCAAGGACGCATTCGACCTGCTGAAAGCGACGTTTCCGGCGGGGACGCTGTCGGGTTCGCCGAAGATCCGCGCGATGGAGATCATCGAGGAACTGGAGCCCGTGCGACGGTCGTTTTACGGCGGGTGCGTGGGCTATTTCAGTTTCTCCGGCAACATGGAGATGGCGATCACGATCCGGTCGGCGCTCTTGAAGGACGTGGACGGAGTCCACGTCGTGACGGTTCAGGCCGGCGGAGGGATCGTGGCGGACTCGGTGCCGGAGACGGAATATAAGGAAATCCAAAACAAGGCCAAGGCCGTGATGAAGGCGATCGAATATGCTCTTGATGATCGATAA
- a CDS encoding aminodeoxychorismate/anthranilate synthase component II encodes MLLMIDNYDSFTYNLVQYFQELGEDVRVYRNDEITLDQIRKLNPDKIVISPGPCTPNEAGVSVPIIKEFAGKIPILGVCLGHQSIGQAFGGKIVRAKKVMHGKTSMIRHDGKGVFKDLKNPFEATRYHSLVIEKQSIPDCLEVTATADDGEIMGVRHKEMKLEGVQFHPESILTAEGKHLLKNFLDLSRS; translated from the coding sequence ATGCTCTTGATGATCGATAACTACGATTCGTTCACTTATAACCTCGTGCAGTACTTCCAGGAATTGGGGGAAGACGTCCGGGTGTACCGCAACGACGAGATCACGCTCGATCAGATCCGAAAACTGAATCCCGACAAGATTGTCATTTCTCCTGGACCCTGCACGCCGAACGAGGCCGGGGTTTCCGTCCCCATCATTAAAGAGTTCGCCGGCAAGATCCCCATCCTGGGCGTTTGCCTGGGTCACCAGTCCATCGGACAGGCATTTGGGGGAAAGATCGTCCGGGCCAAGAAGGTCATGCACGGCAAGACCTCGATGATCCGGCACGACGGCAAGGGCGTCTTCAAGGATTTGAAAAATCCCTTCGAGGCGACGCGTTATCACTCGCTCGTCATCGAAAAGCAATCGATTCCCGACTGCCTGGAGGTCACCGCCACCGCGGACGACGGGGAAATCATGGGCGTCCGGCACAAGGAGATGAAGCTCGAAGGCGTCCAGTTTCATCCCGAATCCATTTTGACCGCCGAAGGGAAACACCTTCTCAAGAATTTTCTCGACCTCTCTCGTTCATGA
- the trpD gene encoding anthranilate phosphoribosyltransferase: MIQVVLKKLGRGSSLSEEEMVAVMKEIMAGKAAEDDIVQFLTGLRDKGEILAEIKGAVRVLREFMVKVSVNQDNLVDTCGTGGDASGTFNISTAAAFVVAGAGVRVAKHGNRAISSKSGSADILEKLGVRIELEPVQVRKCLVEAGFGFFFAPRFHPAMKNVAGARKRIGTRTIFNLLGPLANPANPLTQVIGVYDAKKMTMMAQVLRDLGSTRVLLVHGEDGLDEITLTGRTYAVALGNGKIGELTIDPEELGLELCKPEDLLGRDADYNAMMLKGVLEGYESPLRTAVMLNAAAALMVSGRASSLEEGLTIAEHSLDQGRAYEVLKDVIRISNE, translated from the coding sequence ATGATCCAAGTCGTTCTCAAAAAACTCGGCCGCGGAAGCTCCCTCTCCGAAGAGGAAATGGTCGCCGTCATGAAGGAGATCATGGCGGGGAAGGCCGCCGAGGACGACATCGTCCAGTTCCTGACGGGCCTGCGGGATAAAGGCGAGATCCTGGCGGAGATCAAGGGCGCGGTCAGGGTCCTGCGCGAGTTCATGGTCAAGGTGAGCGTCAATCAGGACAACCTGGTCGACACCTGCGGGACCGGAGGAGATGCGAGCGGGACCTTCAATATCTCGACCGCGGCGGCCTTTGTCGTCGCGGGCGCGGGCGTCCGGGTCGCCAAGCACGGCAACCGGGCGATCAGCTCCAAGTCGGGGAGCGCCGACATCCTGGAAAAGCTGGGAGTGAGGATCGAACTGGAGCCCGTCCAGGTCCGCAAGTGCCTGGTCGAGGCGGGGTTCGGCTTCTTCTTCGCCCCGCGTTTTCACCCGGCCATGAAGAACGTCGCCGGCGCCCGGAAGCGCATCGGGACGCGCACCATCTTCAATCTCCTGGGCCCTCTGGCGAACCCGGCCAACCCCCTGACCCAGGTGATCGGGGTCTACGACGCGAAGAAAATGACGATGATGGCCCAGGTCCTCCGCGACTTGGGCTCGACGCGGGTCCTCCTCGTGCACGGCGAGGACGGGTTGGACGAGATCACGCTCACGGGCAGGACCTACGCGGTCGCCCTCGGCAACGGAAAGATCGGCGAGCTCACGATCGACCCGGAAGAATTGGGTCTTGAACTGTGCAAGCCCGAGGACCTCCTGGGCCGCGACGCGGACTACAACGCGATGATGCTCAAGGGGGTCCTGGAGGGCTACGAGTCGCCTCTGAGAACGGCCGTCATGCTCAACGCCGCCGCCGCCCTCATGGTCTCGGGACGCGCCTCAAGCCTCGAAGAGGGGCTGACGATCGCCGAGCACTCGCTGGATCAGGGCAGGGCCTACGAGGTCCTTAAGGACGTGATCCGGATTTCCAACGAATAG
- the trpC gene encoding indole-3-glycerol phosphate synthase TrpC, with translation MLLDKIVDYKRQELEAVRRKVSLKDVRAMAEDAAPRRGFIDAVLKPGIRIIAEVKKASPSAGVIRADFDPIKIAVAYEENGAACLSILTDEHFFQGSLKSLADIRRCVKIPLLRKDFTLDAYHVHEARAHGADAILLIVRILEDAQIKDYAALAQDLGMAALVEVHDEKEMERAKRAGATLIGVNNRNLDTLKVDLQTTVRLAPLAPKGAVLVGESGISAPEHVRKLRGVGVNAFLIGEYFMKSSDPGAALGNLLKSSSTD, from the coding sequence ATGCTGCTCGACAAGATCGTCGACTACAAGCGCCAGGAGCTGGAGGCCGTCCGGCGGAAGGTTTCGCTCAAGGACGTACGGGCCATGGCGGAAGACGCCGCGCCTAGACGCGGGTTCATCGATGCCGTGCTCAAACCAGGGATACGCATCATCGCCGAGGTGAAGAAGGCGTCGCCTTCCGCCGGCGTCATTCGTGCCGATTTTGATCCGATCAAGATTGCGGTGGCCTACGAGGAAAACGGCGCGGCCTGTCTCTCCATCCTCACCGATGAACATTTCTTTCAAGGAAGCCTGAAATCTCTGGCAGACATCCGTCGTTGCGTGAAAATTCCCCTCTTGAGGAAGGACTTCACGCTCGACGCATACCACGTCCACGAGGCCCGGGCGCACGGCGCCGACGCCATCCTCCTGATCGTCCGGATTCTCGAAGACGCGCAGATCAAGGACTACGCCGCCCTGGCGCAAGACCTCGGCATGGCGGCCTTGGTCGAGGTGCACGATGAGAAGGAGATGGAGCGGGCGAAAAGGGCCGGGGCGACCTTGATCGGTGTCAACAACCGCAATCTCGACACCCTCAAGGTGGACCTGCAGACGACCGTCCGTCTGGCTCCGCTCGCTCCGAAAGGGGCCGTCCTCGTGGGCGAGAGCGGGATTTCCGCTCCGGAACACGTGAGAAAATTGCGAGGCGTCGGCGTGAATGCGTTTCTGATTGGCGAATATTTTATGAAGTCCTCCGATCCGGGGGCCGCGCTCGGAAATTTGCTGAAGTCCTCATCGACCGATTGA
- a CDS encoding phosphoribosylanthranilate isomerase has translation MLVKICGITNIEDALAAVEFGADALGFNFYAKSPRHVSFERAQKILEDVPPTVLKVGVFVNESERTVKDLSVALELDYLQFHGDETPSYCEQFAAPYWKAFRLKDEKTIELMKKYRCEYYLVDTFIAQSYGGTGVTGNWDLTREAKQVGKIILAGGLTPENVADAIRTVGPDGVDVASGVEEKPGRKSAAKIERFISNAREALP, from the coding sequence ATGCTCGTGAAGATCTGCGGCATTACGAACATCGAGGATGCGTTGGCCGCCGTTGAGTTCGGTGCCGACGCCCTGGGGTTTAATTTTTACGCAAAGAGTCCGCGCCACGTCTCGTTCGAGAGGGCACAGAAGATTCTGGAGGACGTCCCGCCGACCGTTTTGAAGGTCGGCGTGTTTGTGAACGAATCCGAGCGGACCGTGAAAGACCTTTCCGTCGCCCTCGAGCTCGATTATCTCCAGTTTCACGGGGACGAGACGCCGTCGTATTGCGAGCAGTTCGCGGCCCCTTACTGGAAGGCGTTCCGCTTGAAGGATGAAAAGACCATCGAGCTCATGAAAAAATACAGGTGCGAGTATTATCTGGTCGACACCTTCATCGCGCAGTCCTACGGAGGCACGGGCGTGACGGGAAACTGGGACCTCACCCGCGAGGCGAAACAAGTCGGCAAGATCATCCTGGCCGGGGGCTTGACCCCCGAGAACGTGGCCGACGCGATCCGAACCGTCGGTCCGGACGGAGTGGACGTGGCGAGCGGAGTGGAGGAAAAACCGGGACGCAAGTCCGCCGCCAAAATCGAGCGGTTCATCTCCAACGCGAGAGAGGCGCTCCCGTGA
- the trpB gene encoding tryptophan synthase subunit beta gives MTPLPDRHGHFGEFGGQFVAETLMPALRELEAAYKAVRRDRAFWSELNALAKDYVGRPTPLYLARRLTEKMGGAKIYLKREDLCHTGAHKVNNTLGQCLLAKKMGKKRIIAETGAGQHGVATATMTALLGQDCQVYMGEEDVHRQSLNVFRMKLLGAAVFPVTSGTKTLKDALNEAIRDWITNIRTTYYCIGTVAGPHPYPMLVRDFQSVIGREVKKDLLKMEGRLPDALVACVGGGSNAMGLFHPFLQDKSVTLIGVEAAGEGVGGRHHAATLLKGRIGVLHGFKSYLLQNKDGQVQPTHSISAGLDYPGVGPEHSYLKETGRASYVAVTDDQAMEAFDLLSKTEGIIPALESAHAVSYGTRYARQLAKDKTVVINLSGRGDKDMGTAADYYGVKL, from the coding sequence GTGACCCCGCTCCCCGACAGGCACGGCCATTTCGGCGAATTCGGCGGCCAGTTCGTCGCCGAGACCCTCATGCCGGCCCTCCGCGAGTTGGAGGCCGCCTACAAGGCGGTCCGTCGCGACCGGGCCTTTTGGTCGGAATTGAACGCCCTCGCCAAGGATTACGTGGGCCGTCCGACGCCGCTCTACCTTGCGCGGCGCCTCACGGAAAAAATGGGCGGCGCGAAGATCTATTTGAAGAGGGAAGACCTCTGCCACACCGGCGCGCATAAGGTGAACAACACGCTCGGTCAATGCCTGCTCGCCAAGAAAATGGGGAAGAAAAGGATCATCGCCGAGACGGGGGCGGGCCAGCACGGCGTCGCCACGGCCACGATGACGGCCCTGCTCGGGCAGGACTGCCAAGTCTACATGGGCGAGGAGGACGTCCACCGGCAGTCCTTGAACGTCTTCCGCATGAAGCTCCTGGGCGCGGCGGTCTTTCCCGTGACCTCGGGGACGAAGACATTGAAGGACGCGCTGAATGAGGCGATCCGCGACTGGATCACCAACATCCGCACGACCTACTACTGTATCGGGACCGTCGCCGGCCCTCACCCTTACCCCATGCTCGTCCGGGATTTTCAGTCCGTGATCGGACGCGAGGTGAAGAAGGATCTGCTGAAAATGGAAGGGCGTTTGCCGGACGCGCTGGTCGCCTGCGTCGGGGGCGGCTCGAACGCCATGGGACTCTTCCATCCCTTCCTTCAGGACAAATCCGTGACGCTTATCGGCGTCGAGGCGGCGGGGGAGGGCGTCGGCGGCCGGCACCACGCGGCGACCCTGTTAAAGGGCAGGATCGGCGTCCTGCACGGCTTCAAATCCTATCTCCTCCAAAACAAGGACGGGCAGGTCCAGCCGACGCATTCGATCTCGGCGGGGCTGGATTATCCCGGCGTCGGCCCGGAGCACAGCTATTTGAAGGAGACGGGACGCGCGTCGTACGTGGCCGTGACCGACGACCAGGCGATGGAGGCCTTCGATCTGCTCTCCAAGACCGAGGGGATCATCCCGGCACTCGAATCGGCCCACGCCGTCTCCTACGGGACCCGGTACGCGCGTCAGCTCGCGAAAGACAAGACGGTCGTGATCAACCTCTCGGGACGCGGTGACAAGGACATGGGCACGGCGGCCGACTACTATGGTGTGAAGCTGTGA
- the trpA gene encoding tryptophan synthase subunit alpha, giving the protein MSRIGIAFRRLKKNGEKALIPFLTAGDPNPAATKRLIFALERAGADVIELGVPFSDPMADGPVIQKASERALAKGMTLRKVLELVARIRKVSQVPLLLMGYFNPILSYGLDRFARDAARAGVDGAIVVDLPPEESKDLDRALKKSGIDLIYLLTPTSDAERIRIVCRRARGFLYFVSMTGVTGAALKSVAEIRAKVSEIRRRTKLPVAIGFGISSPKQARAMAKIGDGAVVGSALVALVHKNAKNPSAKAEAFIKTMRGAL; this is encoded by the coding sequence GTGAGCCGCATTGGAATCGCGTTCCGGCGGTTGAAGAAGAACGGGGAGAAGGCCCTCATCCCTTTTCTGACGGCGGGCGATCCAAATCCGGCGGCGACGAAGAGGCTGATCTTCGCGCTGGAGAGGGCCGGCGCGGACGTGATTGAACTCGGCGTCCCGTTTTCCGACCCCATGGCTGACGGCCCCGTCATCCAAAAGGCCTCCGAGCGGGCCCTGGCGAAGGGCATGACGCTTCGGAAGGTTCTGGAACTCGTGGCCCGGATCCGCAAGGTGTCGCAAGTGCCCCTCCTGTTGATGGGCTATTTCAATCCCATTCTTTCTTACGGGCTGGATCGATTTGCGCGCGACGCGGCCCGGGCGGGGGTCGACGGCGCCATCGTCGTGGATCTGCCGCCCGAGGAATCCAAGGACCTTGATCGGGCGCTCAAGAAAAGCGGCATCGACCTGATCTACCTTTTGACTCCGACCTCCGACGCGGAGCGCATCCGCATCGTCTGCCGCCGGGCGCGGGGATTCCTCTACTTCGTTTCGATGACGGGCGTGACGGGCGCCGCTCTCAAGTCGGTGGCGGAGATCAGGGCCAAGGTTTCCGAGATCCGGCGGCGCACGAAGCTCCCGGTCGCCATCGGATTCGGCATTTCGAGCCCAAAGCAGGCCCGGGCGATGGCGAAAATCGGCGACGGCGCGGTGGTGGGCAGCGCCCTCGTCGCCCTCGTCCACAAGAACGCGAAGAACCCGTCGGCCAAGGCGGAAGCTTTCATCAAGACCATGAGGGGTGCCCTATGA
- a CDS encoding enoyl-CoA hydratase-related protein: MNEAVLYEAKGAIAHVTLNRPEQMNAMNIELIDGLADAMEKARAPEIRAVVLKANGRCFCAGGDIRAFNRFLDEGKSIPAAMPDRLHEMVETMRNLEKPILASVQGPAAGAGAPLALACDLVVAAEEAIFNFAYARIGLTPDGSSTYFLPRHVGMKKATEIFMMLPTYTAKEAMELGLVNWVVPGAELASKTEAFARQLSEGPTAAFGRLKKLMNATYENTLHDQLAFETKLICDSSRTADFREGIKAFLGKRTPQFKGV, encoded by the coding sequence ATGAACGAAGCCGTTCTCTACGAAGCCAAGGGGGCGATCGCCCATGTGACGCTCAACCGCCCCGAACAGATGAACGCGATGAACATCGAGTTGATCGACGGGCTCGCCGACGCGATGGAAAAGGCGCGGGCCCCGGAGATCCGCGCGGTCGTCCTCAAGGCGAACGGCCGCTGCTTTTGCGCCGGCGGAGACATCCGCGCCTTCAACCGGTTCCTCGACGAAGGAAAATCGATTCCGGCCGCGATGCCCGATCGTTTGCACGAGATGGTGGAGACGATGCGGAACCTGGAAAAGCCGATCCTGGCCAGCGTTCAGGGCCCGGCGGCGGGGGCGGGGGCGCCTCTCGCGCTTGCATGCGACCTGGTCGTTGCCGCCGAGGAGGCCATCTTCAACTTCGCCTATGCCCGCATCGGGCTGACGCCCGACGGCAGTTCCACGTATTTCCTCCCGCGTCACGTCGGCATGAAGAAGGCGACGGAGATCTTCATGATGCTGCCGACGTACACGGCGAAAGAGGCGATGGAGCTGGGGCTCGTCAATTGGGTCGTTCCGGGCGCGGAGCTCGCCTCCAAGACGGAGGCCTTCGCCCGGCAGCTTTCCGAAGGCCCGACCGCCGCCTTCGGCCGTCTCAAGAAGCTCATGAACGCCACCTACGAGAACACCCTCCACGACCAGTTGGCGTTTGAGACCAAATTGATCTGCGATTCGAGCAGGACCGCCGATTTCCGGGAAGGGATCAAGGCGTTCCTGGGTAAGAGGACGCCGCAGTTTAAAGGTGTATAA
- a CDS encoding DnaJ C-terminal domain-containing protein: MPKDPYEILGVARSASQDEIKKSYRRLAKKYHPDVNKGDKAAEEKFKEISQAYEIVGDEEKRKKYDQFGQWAEQGGFDPRHQPYRTYTWTSGGPGGRGGGAEFDMNDIFENIFGAGFSGARRGRGRAQPEWFGEEPQEAPAQDVHSTLEIGFEEAVRGTKRRIAITRNGHDDRIDVKIPAGIRDGGKIRIPGKGAGRGDLYIQVKVAPHASFWREEDDLYVNVPITVTEAVLGATVRVPTLDGAVNLKIPPGTPSGQKFRFKGKGAPHLDHSGQGDQFAVVKIVVPPDLDEETKELFRKIHEKTAGFNPRAS, from the coding sequence ATGCCCAAAGATCCCTATGAAATTCTCGGCGTCGCGCGCTCCGCGTCTCAAGACGAGATCAAAAAATCCTACCGGAGGCTCGCCAAGAAATATCACCCGGACGTGAACAAGGGCGACAAGGCCGCCGAGGAGAAGTTTAAGGAGATCTCGCAGGCCTACGAGATCGTCGGCGACGAGGAGAAGCGGAAGAAATACGACCAATTCGGCCAATGGGCGGAGCAGGGCGGATTCGATCCGCGACACCAGCCGTATCGGACCTACACGTGGACCTCGGGCGGACCCGGCGGCCGCGGCGGCGGGGCCGAGTTCGACATGAACGACATCTTCGAAAACATCTTCGGCGCCGGGTTCAGCGGGGCCCGCCGCGGGCGAGGACGGGCCCAGCCCGAGTGGTTCGGGGAGGAACCGCAGGAGGCGCCCGCGCAGGACGTCCACTCCACCCTGGAGATCGGCTTCGAGGAGGCGGTCCGTGGGACCAAGCGGCGGATCGCCATCACCCGGAACGGCCATGACGACAGGATCGACGTGAAGATTCCCGCCGGTATCCGGGACGGCGGCAAGATCCGCATTCCCGGCAAGGGCGCGGGGAGGGGCGATCTCTACATCCAGGTCAAGGTGGCGCCCCATGCGTCCTTCTGGCGTGAGGAGGACGACCTCTACGTGAACGTCCCCATCACGGTGACGGAGGCGGTTCTGGGGGCGACGGTCCGCGTTCCGACGCTCGACGGGGCGGTGAACCTCAAGATCCCGCCGGGAACGCCTTCGGGTCAAAAATTCCGTTTCAAGGGAAAAGGGGCTCCGCACCTGGATCATTCCGGACAGGGGGATCAGTTTGCGGTCGTGAAGATCGTCGTCCCGCCCGATTTGGACGAAGAAACCAAGGAACTTTTTAGGAAAATCCACGAAAAGACTGCAGGTTTTAACCCCCGGGCGTCTTGA
- a CDS encoding TRAP transporter TatT component family protein: MKTLRILTVCVIGFLILIAGVLETSCSPSKIASDLTSGIFKVGAPIFEQEGDVDTAEVSGLAMIKTLEVFNFQNPSNKNYLNLLARSYATYAFGFFETRMVQYQFKEPDKYNMYAERAKNFYKKGKLYGMDLLKRKDEGLVKAMSKGLDQVRKKMNGYARHEIEPVFWTAFNWGSYINLSKDDITVVADLPIVEAMMARIVQVYPGFYFGAPHLFYGVYYASRPAMLGGDPKKALTSFEDAARATQGRSLMVYALEAQFLAVQTMDRGLFDEMLAKINAGSVEALPEQRLANALAKQRAKYLQDNAAQYFN; the protein is encoded by the coding sequence ATGAAAACACTTAGGATTTTGACTGTCTGCGTCATTGGCTTCCTCATTTTGATCGCGGGTGTCTTGGAGACTTCCTGCAGCCCGTCTAAGATCGCGTCCGACCTCACCTCCGGCATCTTCAAGGTGGGGGCGCCGATCTTCGAGCAGGAGGGGGACGTCGACACCGCCGAGGTCTCGGGCCTGGCCATGATCAAGACCCTCGAGGTCTTCAATTTTCAAAACCCGTCCAACAAGAATTACCTGAACCTGCTGGCCCGTTCGTACGCGACGTACGCCTTCGGTTTTTTTGAGACGCGGATGGTGCAGTACCAGTTCAAGGAACCGGACAAATACAACATGTACGCCGAGCGGGCGAAGAATTTTTACAAGAAGGGCAAGCTCTACGGCATGGACCTGCTGAAACGGAAGGACGAGGGCCTCGTCAAGGCGATGTCGAAGGGGCTCGACCAGGTGCGCAAGAAAATGAACGGCTATGCCCGCCATGAGATCGAGCCCGTCTTTTGGACGGCGTTCAATTGGGGGAGTTATATCAATCTCTCGAAGGACGATATCACGGTCGTCGCGGACCTTCCCATCGTGGAAGCGATGATGGCGCGGATCGTCCAGGTCTATCCGGGATTCTATTTTGGGGCCCCGCATCTCTTTTACGGGGTTTACTACGCCAGCCGCCCCGCCATGCTGGGCGGGGACCCCAAAAAGGCCCTGACGAGCTTCGAGGACGCGGCGAGAGCGACCCAAGGACGGAGTCTCATGGTCTACGCCCTGGAGGCGCAATTCCTGGCCGTGCAGACGATGGACCGCGGTCTCTTTGACGAGATGTTGGCGAAGATCAACGCCGGTTCCGTGGAAGCCCTTCCCGAGCAAAGGTTGGCCAACGCGCTCGCGAAGCAGCGCGCGAAATATCTCCAGGATAACGCCGCACAATATTTCAACTAG
- the dctP gene encoding TRAP transporter substrate-binding protein DctP, translated as MSVRSMRFALAMAFFAASVFVAANAQAQVKEIKCATIAPAGSAWDKIFVAMNDELKAKTNGQVAFKIYSGGVQGDETAVVQKIRSGQLGCGGLTGFGLGKIAPSVRVLEVPFLFKSAGEIDSKTSAVTPKLEAALQAGNPPVELLGWAEAGFVYIMSNKPIKKLDDLKGIKMWQWEGDPVAEAMYGAMGVTPVQLSIADVLTSLQTGMIEGVYAPPMGAVALQWASKVKYITDLPIVNSIGALVVAKSEFAKLSPDQQKILKEVGQKYCRQIVEQTRHDNEAALASLQKLGLQKVEVAEADKQAMMGISKQVGQSLVGKLYSADLLAAVQR; from the coding sequence ATGTCAGTCAGATCCATGCGATTCGCGCTCGCGATGGCGTTCTTCGCGGCGTCGGTGTTCGTGGCCGCGAACGCGCAGGCCCAGGTCAAGGAAATCAAGTGTGCCACGATCGCCCCGGCGGGAAGCGCCTGGGACAAGATCTTCGTCGCGATGAACGACGAGTTGAAGGCGAAGACGAACGGCCAGGTGGCGTTCAAGATCTATTCCGGCGGCGTTCAGGGCGACGAGACGGCCGTCGTGCAAAAGATCCGGAGCGGCCAATTGGGCTGCGGCGGGTTGACTGGTTTCGGTTTGGGCAAGATTGCCCCGTCGGTTCGCGTATTGGAGGTGCCCTTCCTCTTCAAGAGCGCGGGCGAGATCGACAGCAAGACCTCCGCCGTGACGCCCAAGCTGGAAGCGGCGCTCCAGGCAGGCAATCCCCCCGTCGAGCTCCTCGGCTGGGCGGAGGCGGGTTTCGTGTACATCATGTCCAACAAGCCCATCAAGAAGCTGGACGACTTGAAGGGTATCAAGATGTGGCAATGGGAAGGCGACCCCGTCGCAGAGGCCATGTACGGCGCTATGGGCGTGACGCCCGTGCAGCTCTCCATCGCGGACGTCCTGACGTCGCTTCAGACCGGGATGATCGAAGGGGTCTACGCCCCTCCGATGGGCGCGGTGGCCCTCCAGTGGGCCTCCAAGGTCAAGTACATTACCGATCTTCCCATCGTCAATTCGATCGGCGCCTTGGTCGTTGCCAAGTCGGAATTTGCCAAGCTTTCGCCCGACCAGCAGAAGATCCTGAAGGAAGTCGGCCAGAAATATTGCCGCCAGATCGTCGAGCAAACCCGGCACGACAACGAGGCGGCGCTCGCCTCCCTCCAGAAGCTGGGACTTCAGAAGGTAGAGGTTGCGGAGGCCGACAAGCAGGCGATGATGGGCATCTCCAAGCAGGTGGGCCAGTCGCTGGTGGGCAAGCTCTACAGCGCGGATCTATTGGCGGCGGTGCAGCGATAG
- a CDS encoding TRAP transporter small permease subunit: protein MRFLLKLNDAVGKVENVLISVGLLSMLVLAFLQVVMRDVFNKGIPWADSIVRLLVLWVGFVGASLATKLDQNLTLEVLTKYMPERFRHLSSMVVKAFAITICWFLFQASLKFLGDEMTTGEQFLKLFPSWYTLTIFPATFALISFHLVVGILKDMVYFVKGKPA, encoded by the coding sequence ATGAGATTCCTCCTGAAGCTCAATGACGCCGTCGGAAAGGTCGAGAACGTTCTTATATCGGTCGGCCTCCTTTCGATGCTCGTCCTCGCCTTCCTCCAGGTCGTCATGAGGGACGTCTTCAACAAGGGCATCCCCTGGGCGGACTCGATCGTCCGCCTGCTCGTCCTCTGGGTCGGATTCGTGGGCGCGTCCTTGGCGACCAAGCTCGACCAGAACCTGACGCTCGAAGTCCTGACCAAGTACATGCCGGAGCGCTTCCGCCATCTTTCCTCGATGGTCGTCAAGGCCTTCGCGATCACGATTTGCTGGTTCCTGTTTCAGGCCTCCCTCAAGTTTCTGGGAGACGAGATGACGACGGGCGAACAGTTTCTGAAGCTCTTTCCGTCCTGGTACACTCTGACGATCTTCCCGGCCACCTTTGCCCTCATTTCGTTCCACCTCGTGGTCGGCATCCTCAAGGACATGGTCTATTTCGTGAAAGGCAAACCGGCATGA